Within Syntrophales bacterium, the genomic segment GCTCATCTATCTTTTTTTGCAGTGTTTTATTATCGGGTTTTAGCTTCAGCGCTCGTCTGTATGTCTCGAGGGCATCCTTGAACCGACCAGCCTTCGCGTAGGCATCTCCGAGATGTTCAGCGATTGTTGGATCATTGGGCAGGGTATCTGATGCCTTTTTCAGATATTTTATGGCCAACTTCAGATTATTTTTCTTGAAGTATACCCAGCCGAGGCTGTCTGTAATATATCCATCGCCTGTCTTAAGCTTGAGAGCCTGTTTTATCATCTTTTCGGCTTTGTTGAGATTTATGCCTCTATCGGCATAACTGTAACCTATAAAATTGAGCGCTTCCGCACTATCCGGGTCAATTTTTAGGATCTTTTCCATCTCCTTGATGCTTTCATCAACTCTACCCATTTGTTCATAAAGGCTACCGAGCCTGTAATGAAGGTCAATACTCTGGGGAGAGATCCGAAGGCCTTCTTCTAACGTTTGTACTGCGGCCTTGAAGTTTTTGTTTTCCTGGTAAAGATATGCAAGAAAACCGTACAGGTTGCTGTCGTTTCTTTGTTCATCAATTGCTTTCTTGATTAGTTCTATGGCTTCGGCGGTTTTTCCATCTTTTTTCAGAAACGTCCCGACATGAATCCGGGCACTTCCATATAGATCTGACCCTGCCGGGATTTTTTGGAATTCTTTCACGGCTTTTCCGTATAGCTTCTTTTCTTCGTAGGCCGATGCCAGAAGATATCTTACACGATGGTCGAGTGGGGATTCCTTAAGGAGAGCTAAAAATTCTTTGATGGCTCTGTCATATTTTTTCCACTCAAAATAAACAAGCCCCAGCGACAATCTCACTTCTCTGTTTGAACTATCTAACTTCAAAGTATTTTCAAGCTCTTTTACGGCTTTATCATATTTTCCTTCTCTTAAGAAAAGTTTTCCCAGCCTGACCCTCACATTGATTCTATTCGGGTAGAAGTTGATGAAAGTTCTATAGATTTCTATTGCACGGGTGTTCTTTTTTTGAATTTCATAAACGTATCCCAACTCGATCAATGCCGATTCAAATGCAGGTTTTATAGTGAGGGTTTTTTTGAACCATTTTTCAGCCTCCCCATACCATTTCATTTCGGCATATGTCTTTGCAAGGTAATAGTTGCCCATAAGATCATTAGGGTTGATCTTGAGCATGTCCTTTAATACCTCGATTGCCTTTTCGTATTCTTTATTTTCCGAATATATGGTGCCAAGATAGAGATAGGGGTCAAGACGTTTCTTATCTAAATCTATTACTTTTTTAAACTCTCTTTCTGCGTTTTCGTATTCCTTCAGGTTTAGGTATAACCCGCCCAGCAGAAGATGGATATCTAAGTAACCGGGATTATAAATAAGGGATTTTTCGCATATTTCTATAGCTTTATTCACCTTACCCATTTTGGTGTACAGGGTGGCAAGCTCTGCCGCCAGGTAGGGGGAGGTGGGGTCAAAACTGAGGGCTTTCCTGTATTCTTTTGTAGCTTCATCTAAATGGCCCTCGAGGGCAAGCAGTACGCCAACGGAGTAGTGATAGCGGGCGTTAAATGAAGAGTTTTCCATTTGAGGAAGGGTTGCCGGGTCTTCAAGACGGTCGGCAGTAACGGCGCATGCAATCAGTGGTAACAGAAGGACTATACAAAGGAGTTTTTTCATAGAATCTAAGTACATATAAAAAATTAATTGCTTGTTAAATCTGATACCGGGACTATATTAATCCCCTCTGCTTTAATCTTAGGGACAGCATCTTTAAGTGCCGAAATTGTGCATGGATAGGGATGACAGATAATTAACAGAGTCTTCCATCGGTTACGTTTCTTTAAAGGATTTATGAAATTTTGAAGAATAATAGTAAAATCCTGATTGTTGTCAATAAATATATCTCTCGACACAAATCTGAGCCCCATTCCCTTAGCAAGTTTCTTGCCTTTTGAATGTTTGGTGGTTAGGCTGTCCACAAAGAAAAGGCCCTCTTCATTGAGCTGGTTCAAAACAATGCTCAGTTTGTCTTCGTTTTCCATAAACCGTGAACCCATATGATTATTAACTCCGGATATATATGGTACGGCTTTGATGTTTTTTTTGATCTGACTTTTAATCTCTTCTTCGTTCATCCATAAAAAAAGTGCCCCGATACCGGGGTCTTTGTCGGGATAACCATACGGCTCCATGGGAAGGTGCAGGAGAATTTCTTTACCTGCGCGATGTAGTTTTTCTGCCGCATCAATAGCATAAGGACTATGGGGGAGGATGGAGAAAGTAATCGGGGCGTTGATTTTAAGAAGTTCATTCAACGGTGACAAATCATGTCCGATATCGTCTATGATAAAGGCCATTTTCTGCCCTTTAGAGGGGAAATGATGATCCTTACTGACGTGGATTTTAGACTGATATTTTCGTACATTTTCTTTTTTGATATTCTTTTTGACTGTTTTGATGTTCGATATACAAACAATTGAAACCGTTGCAATAAACAATATGAATATGCCGAATCCGATTAAAATTCGCTTGAATGTTGACTTTCCCCTTTTACTTTTCTTTTTCACCCCGCCTACCGGAACTTAACCCTTATCTCTATCTTGAAATATCTCCCAGCTTTTTAAGAGATCAATGGCACTTTTCAGCTGATTATCCTTCTTTAAGTCATCGGACACTTTTTTTATTGAAATTTCTTTAACTTCTTTTGATGTTTCATTTGTTCCTTGTATGTGTCCCTTGAGATCCTTTTCTCTCATTTCCATAGATGTACCAATAGATTCCTTTTCATCAGAAGGATTTATATATTTTACCACTATATCGGGGATAATACCTTCAGCCTGAATGGATTTTCCCTTTGGTGTGTAGTATTTCGCAGTGGTCAATTTCAGTGCCGCACCGTTCTCGAGTGGAATAATCGTCTGTACGGAACCCTTTCCAAATGTCTGGGTGCCGAGTATTATGGCTTTACCATTGTCCTGAAGTGCGCCCGATACAATCTCGGCTGCGCTGGCTGTACCTTCATTAACCAGGGCAACCATCGGAACAACCGGCTCATTTCCATCATTTTTGGCCATATACGTTTCATCGACACTTTTTATCCTTCCTTTTGTGGAGACGATAACCCCCGATTTGATGAATATGTCGGAGATTTTTACTGCTTGATCGAGAAGACCTCCCGGGTTGTTTCTCATATCCAGTACCAGCCCCTTCAGGGGAACTATTTTTTTGTTGATTTCCTCGAGGGCGTTTTTGAGATCATCTGCAGTTTTTCCCTGAAATGCCAGTATTCTGATATAACCGATGTCGCCATACGTCTTGTACTTGACGCTCTTTATCTGTATAATCGCGCGTGTGATCGTGAAATCCTTCGGTTGTTTCATGCCTTCCCGCATGACAGTGATAGTTACCTTTGTGTTTTTAGGGCCCCGTAGTTTTTTGACCGCTTCCATAATGGTAATACCCTTTGTCGACTTGTCGTTGATCTTAATGATCTGATCACCTGCCTTGACCCCGGCCAGAAAGGCGGGGGTATCCTCAATGGGGGAAACAACGGTAAGAACGTCCTTGAGTATTGTTATCACGATCCCGAGACCGCCGAAACTTCCCTTTGTTTCTACCTGCAACTCTTTGTACATATCGGCACTCATGAAAGTGCTGTGAGGATCGAGGGTTTTTACCATTCCCTTTATGGCTTCCTGAATGAGGGTCTTTTGTTCAACCTCCTCCACGTAGTTCTTCTCGACCATATCGAGGACCTGATTGAATACCTTCAAGTTTTTGTAAGTATCCTTATCTATTGCAGAAACCTGGTTGTTACCAAAGTACCCCAGCAGAAAGAACAAGACTAAAAAACTTGCCAGGAATATTGAAAAAGGGAGCCTTTTCCTAAAATGTTTTTTCATGTAAACACCCATACATTAACGAGAAAATTATTGTTAGAGGTTCAGAACTGTGACCGGGAGCGCACACGCAAGCCCCGCCTTGCAGGCGGGATAAGGGGCGCAATATAAAATAAACATATTCCTTACCGGGAAGCCCCACCCTGTGGGCGGGGAGCTTCACATATAAGTAACACATCTGTCCATTAAGAAATAATGCTAACATTATTTCAGTATAAAATTCCATAAAAAAGAGCTATGTCATTAAACATAGCTCTTTTGCTTCCATGGTGGGTCAGGGCAGAATTGAACTGCCGACACCCGGATTTTCAGTCCGGTGCTCTACCGACTGAGCTACCGACCCATAAACCTACTTCTGAATCATCTGGCTTCTATCCAATCTTCCTGCGTTTGTCAAGGCGTTTTTGACAGGGTTTATTTTGATGACGCAGGTTCCTGCAATCTTGTCATGCCATCCCTGTTTTCTTCTGTCAAAGGCTATCCAGATAAAACCGAGGTACAATATCAGGGCGGAGATAAGGTATCCCACCCATCTCAAAAAGGCTATTCCCATAGTTATCGGTTCCCCGGTTTTTTGTACTACCTTGAGACCGAAGATTTTTTTCCCCACGGTCTGGCCAGTTGTACCGTGAAAATATGTAAAGTATATAACATTTAATAACGCAGTTATTATATAATAGGAAATTACGAAATTGGATGTTAGTTTTGTAAGTGTTTCAATTGAAAGCACGCCACCGCCAGACTCAAAGCCTAAACTCATGGCCAGAATTCCAGTAAAGAAGAGTATTAGAGATATAAAGAAGAGGATCGTTTTGTCTATGAGAAATGCGACTCCTCTTTGCCAGAAACCACCGTAGCTGCTTTCTATCATACGGGTTATTACCTTTTATACATGATGCCGGAATATATCAAATATAAAAATGAAAAGTGCAAAAGTAAAATGAAAAGCCATCCAACCCTTATAAGATATGATTACCTTTCATAATCTTCTCATTTTGTTGTTAAATTTTCTGTTTTGATATTTTGGTTGCCGAAGGCGCCCTTCTCATATTGAAGAATGGAAAGAATAACCAGGACGGCTGTTTCGACCTTCAAGACCAATCTGCCCAGGCTTGCTGGTAGAAAACCAACCTTGGAGGCCATTTCAATTTCCTCATTTGAGAATCCTCCCTCAGGTCCGACTACAATGAAGAAATCGGTTACACCTTCGTATTTTTTGCTGTGCAGGATCTCTTTGATTCCCGTGTTGGTTTCCCCTTCCCAGAAGATTATTTTCAGAATGCCCTCTTTCGGCCATTGCAAAGCCTTTTCATAGGTAATTATATCTGTAATCTCCGGGATATTTTCCCTGCCGCACTTTCTGGATGCCTCGACGGCTATCTTCTGCCATCTGGGCATCTTGAGATGTATTTTATTTCCGGCTAATTTCGGTATCGATCTTGAGGATTTAAAAGGGATTATCCTGGTGACCCCGAGCTCGGAAGCCTTCTGGATGATAAAGTCCATTTTATTCCCTTTCGGGAGTGCCTGAGCCAGAGTGATTTTTATTGAGTTGTCAACCTGAAACGGGTTTTTTCTGATGATTTCTACCGTTGCGCTTTTGACGGTAATGTCTCTTATCGTAGATTCATATTCAAAACCCATTCCATCAAAGAGGATCAAAGGGTTTCCCCTTTTTAGACGAAGGACATTCTTTATATAGTGCAGATTCTCATACCTTAATTCTACCGTACTTCCCTCCTCCATTTTTTGAGGAAGATAAATTCTTGGTGTTGTCAATTCCTCTTCCCCGTTTTTTTAAGGAGGTAACAAACCCATTCTTTTTCCGTGATGACACTGTGCAGGTGAACATCGTCGGTTAAAAAGCATTCCTCTACAACTTTTCTGTCCTGGTCAATTATTCCTGAAAGGACAAGATATCCGCCGGTTTCAGTCATAGATATGAGGTGGTCTCGGAGCTTTATCAGCGTTTTTGCTGTAAGGTTTGCCACAATCAAATTAAAAATATCATCATACATCAAGACATCTTCGTTGAATATGTTTATCCTGTCCTCCACTCTGTTTATGGCAGTGTTTTTATGTGCTATTTCGACAGCTTTTGGATCAATATCCAGACAGACAACCTTTTGTGCCCCTAACTTTGCGCAGGATATACCGAGTATGCCGGTGCCGGTGCCGACATCAAGCACCCGCCATTTTTCAAAAGACCTGTCCTTCAGGAGGATATCTTCGATTGCTTTCACGCACATCCTTGTGGAAGGGTGTTGGCCCGTCCCGAATGCCATTCCCGGATCTATTTCAATAACTATATCACGCCCGGTTGGTGTATATCTTTCCCATGTTGGTTTGACTACGATATTTTTGCTGATTCGAAGCGGTTTGAAATACTTCTTCCACTGTTCTTCCCAGTTTGGGTCGGTAATCGTTTCGATTGAAAGGACAGGTTTGTCTAATTCAGGGAATATTTCAGAAAGGCTGTCTATGTAAGCTTTCAGGGAAGCGATTCTGTTTTCTGTTGTAGTATCGGAGGGGAAATATGCCATCAAGTCTTCCCGTTCAGTTGATTTGGAAAAATCGTTAAGAATGTCCGGTGCCGACTCCTCTTGAAAGACTCCCTGGGTGCCTATTTCTATTATAAAATTTGACAGAGGGTCAACCAGTTCAGGCGGTGCGGATAATGTAATTTTTATCCACTCATCTCTTTTACTTTTTTCCGGCATTTTTGTCTCCTCTAATAATATGGTCAAATAATAATATAGTCAAAAAAGAGAAAAGTTTTATTGCAGGATGGTTGCCAATAAATTTCAGCATAAGGAATATACCTTCTTTTTTATTATATTTCAAGTTAGAGTCTTGCTTGAAATTTGATAGTCTTCGTGATAACACACATTGCATGAAATACTATCCGATATGTCTTAATATTTTTAAAAGAAAGTGTGTCGTTGTTGGCGGTGGGGATGTTGCTGAAAGAAAGGTGACGAGGCTCCTTGAAGCCGGTGCCGATGTCGAAGTAGTGGGAAAGATTCTTACACAAGAGCTGGAGATGATGAAGAGTGAGGGAAAGATAAGACATGTTGCTGCCGATTATCGGGAAGACTTTATCAACGGTGCTTTTCTGGTAATAGGAGCAACGGACAGGGATGATGTCAACGAAAGAATATATTTAGACGCGAAGAAAAAGGGGATAATAGTAAATATTGTTGACAGTCCTGATAGATGCGATTTTACACTTCCTTCCATCGTTCAGCAGGGTGATCTCCAGATAGCGATATCAACCGGCGGAAAGAGCCCTGCCCTTGCAAAAAAATTGAGAAAAGAGATGCAGGGAAGTTATGGGTCCGAATATCGAACCCTCCTCGATATAATGGGTCAAGTGAGAGAGAAGGTCATCATTAGAGGACACCCCTATGAAGAGAATAAGAGATTGTTTGAAGCTTTGCTGAATTCAAATATCCTTCAATATATCAGAGAAAAAAACTGGAGTGAGGTAAAAGAGATAATCGGTGATATCGTTGGCGAAGATATTGATCTTGAGTAAAGGAAAGAGAGATGGCGAGCAGGATAGAGATCGGTTTTAAGAAAGGGATAAGAGATGCCCTCGGCGAAAAGATTAAAAAAAGAATTATCGAGCATCTTCACCTTATTATTGATGAGGTTAAGACGGTTGAGGTTTATACCATAGATGGTGATCTCGGTGAGGGCGAACTTCAACAGATTGCAAGAGGCCCTCTTTCTGATCCGGTGATTCAGGACTACGCTGTTAACAGGGGACTGGCCGACAGATTTGACTGGATGATAGAGGTGGGCTTCAGACCAGGCGTCACCGACAATGTGGGGAAGACTGCCAGGGAGTCCATCGAACTTTTGATCGGAGAAAAGATAAAAGGGGTTTATACCTCAAGACAGTATATAATTAATGGTAACATTATCAGGCGTGACACGGAAAGAATAGCATCGGATCTCCTCGCCAATGAGCTTATCGAGAGATTTGAAATAGTAGACGGCAATGAGTGGAACCAAGAAAAAGGGTTGTCTCCCTATGTCCCGAAGGTAGTTTGGGAGGAGAGTCTCAGGACGGAAGAGATCGACCTGAATGTCAGCGACCGGAAACTGTTAGAGATAAGCAGTGAAATGATTCTTGCCCTGAATCTCGGTGAGATGAAGATAATACAGGATTATCTGGCCGATGAGCGTGTATTGAAAGAAAGAGAAAAAGTAGGTCTCGGTAAAAGGATTACAGATGCCGAGATTGAGTGCCTCGCCCAGACCTGGTCTGAACACTGCAAACACAAGATATTTAACAGCCTTATAACTTATGAAGATGAGCATGGCACAATCACAGTTATCGATTCCCTCTTCGACAGCCATATCAAGGCATCCACAAGGGAAATCAGGGATGAAATGGGAGAAGACGACTTTTGTCTTTCCGTCTTCGTTGACAATGCCGGCATTATAAAATTCAATGATGAATACAACCTTGTCTTCAAGGTTGAAACACACAATTCCCCGTCAGCCCTCGATCCCTACGGCGGTGCACTCACAGGAATTGTCGGGGTGAACAGGGATCCTTTTGGAACCGGGAAGGGGGCAAAACTCATCTTCAATACCGATGTTTTCTGTTTCGCCTCACCATTTTACACAGAATCGCTCCCGAAGAGAATACTCCATCCGAGACGCATTTACGAAGGTGTAAGAGAAGGAGTTGAGCATGGTGGAAACAAAAGCGGGATACCGACTGTAAATGGATGTATCGTCTTTGACGACAGATACCTGGGTAAGCCTCTGGTTTACTGCGGGACGGGCGGGATTATGCCTTCTAAAATTGCGGGAAACCCAACCCATACAAAGGAGATTCTGCCAGGTGATCTTGTTGTTATGACAGGTGGAAGAATAGGGAAAGATGGAATACATGGAGCCACATTTTCATCAGAAGAACTGCATGAAGGATCTCCTGTTACGGCAGTTCAGATCGGTGATCCCATAACCCAGAAGAAGATGACCGATTTTCTCCTGATTGCAAGGGACAAAAACCTGTACAGATGCATAACAGACAACGGTGCCGGTGGTCTTTCCTCCTCGGTGGGAGAAACTGCCACTCTCTCCGGCGGCTGTGAAATCGACCTAAAAAAAGCACCTTTAAAGTACGCTGGTCTTCAGCCCTGGGAAATTCTCATTTCGGAATCCCAGGAGAGGATGACACTGGCCGTAGACCCGAAAAAGATTGATGAATTTTTGAAACTTGCAGGGAAGATGGATGTGGAGGCAACCGTCGTCGGTACCTATACAAATTCCGGAAAGTTTCATGTCCTCTATGGAGATGACACCGTTGCCTATCTGGATATGGACTTCCTCCATGAAGGACTTCCCCAGATGCGGTTGAACGCGAAATGGACACCGCCACAACATGAAGAGCCTGATTTCCCGGAACCGGAAGATATGGGCAGTTCCCTCAAAGAGATGCTTTCGAGATTAAATATATGCAGCAAGGAATCGGTCGTCAGACAGTATGATCATGAAGTACAGGGGGGAAGCGTCGTCAAGCCATTAGTTGGTGTGGCTAATGATGGTCCAAGTGATGCGGCGGTAATCAGGCCGATACTGGATTCATTTGAAGGGGTTGTCGTGGCCAACGGGATATGTCCCCGTTACAGCGATATAGACACCTACCACATGGCCGCATGTGCCATAGACGAAGCCGTCAGGAACACTATCGCCGTGGGCGGATCACTCGGCAGCATCGCCGGGCTGGATAATTTCTGCTGGTGTGATCCGGTACAGTCTGAAAAGACGCCGGATGGCGAGTATAAGCTGGCACAGCTGGTCCGTGCAAACATGGCCCTTTACGATTACACAAAGGCCTATGGGGTTCCATGCATATCCGGTAAAGACAGTATGAAGAACGACTATCAGATAGGGAACACCAAAATATCCATCCCCCCGACACTCCTTTTTTCCACTATCGGAAAGATAGAGGACGTAAGGATGGCCGTCACCATGGATGCAAAACAGCCGGGGCATCTGGTCTATGTCTTAGGCGAAACATATAACGAACTTGGCGGTTCCGAGTGGTTCGCCATGCATGGATACACGGGGAATAATGTCCCGCAGGTAAACGCGCAAAAAGCAAAGATATTGTATGAAGCGCTGAGCGTGGCAATCAAGAAAGGGCTTGTCGCCTCCTGTCATGATTGTTCCGACGGAGGACTGGGAGTTGCCCTTGCGGAAACCGCATTTGCCGGAGGACTGGGTATGTTTGTAAAACTTGATCTTGTTCTATCTGAGGGAATTGACAGGAATGACCATATACTCTTTTCCGAATCCCAAAGCAGATTTGTGGTAACAATTTCCCCTTCAGCAAAAAGTGAATTTGAAAAGCTTATGATGGACAGCACCATAAGCAATGTCGGGGAGGTACTTTCCGATGGAATATTTAAGGTAGGCGGAATCGAGGGAAACATAATAATAGAAGAAGACATCAACAAGTTGAAAGAAACATGGCAAAGACCGCTTGACTTCTAAGGAAAGAAATATTCCTTACCTACATCTCCCCTCCCCTCGTGGGAGGGGTTGGGGGAGGGGAACTTTAGGATGACCCAAAACGTAAAATCAATTGTTATTACTGGCAACGGCACGAACTGTGAAATGGAGACGGCACATGCCTGCAGGCTCGCCGGTTCCGACGAAGTTGATATCGTTCATATCAGCGAATTGCTCCATGGTGAAAAGCGGCTCGATGATTACCATTTTCTTAATCTCGCCGGAGGATTCCTTGATGGGGATGACCTGGGATCGGCAAAAGCGGGAGCAACCCGGATTTTGAATGCAAAAATAAGGGGAGAAAGCGAAAAGCTTTATGACCAGTTCGTCAAATTTATCAATGACGGAAAGCTCATCCTGGGTGTATGCAACGGTTTCCAACTCATGGTGAAATTGGGGCTTCTTCCCGGTCTTAAGGGAGACTATCTGCATCAAACGACTACCCTCACCTTTAACGATTCTGGAAGATTCGAAGACAGGTGGGTTTATCTCAAGATTAACAGTGACTCTCCATGCGTCTTCACAACAGGTCTCAAATGGATATACCTTCCGGTAAGACATGGTGAAGGAAAATTCGTGACGGAAAACGACGATATACTCGACAGATTGCATAAGAACGATCTCATTGTTGCACAGTACAGTAATGAAGAGTATGAGGATGTGGCGATGAATTATCCTTGGAATCCCAATGGGTCAGTTGACGGTATCGCCGGCATCTGTAATGAAACGGGGAGGCTTT encodes:
- a CDS encoding tetratricopeptide repeat protein; this encodes MKKLLCIVLLLPLIACAVTADRLEDPATLPQMENSSFNARYHYSVGVLLALEGHLDEATKEYRKALSFDPTSPYLAAELATLYTKMGKVNKAIEICEKSLIYNPGYLDIHLLLGGLYLNLKEYENAEREFKKVIDLDKKRLDPYLYLGTIYSENKEYEKAIEVLKDMLKINPNDLMGNYYLAKTYAEMKWYGEAEKWFKKTLTIKPAFESALIELGYVYEIQKKNTRAIEIYRTFINFYPNRINVRVRLGKLFLREGKYDKAVKELENTLKLDSSNREVRLSLGLVYFEWKKYDRAIKEFLALLKESPLDHRVRYLLASAYEEKKLYGKAVKEFQKIPAGSDLYGSARIHVGTFLKKDGKTAEAIELIKKAIDEQRNDSNLYGFLAYLYQENKNFKAAVQTLEEGLRISPQSIDLHYRLGSLYEQMGRVDESIKEMEKILKIDPDSAEALNFIGYSYADRGINLNKAEKMIKQALKLKTGDGYITDSLGWVYFKKNNLKLAIKYLKKASDTLPNDPTIAEHLGDAYAKAGRFKDALETYRRALKLKPDNKTLQKKIDELVKK
- a CDS encoding divergent polysaccharide deacetylase family protein, encoding MKKKSKRGKSTFKRILIGFGIFILFIATVSIVCISNIKTVKKNIKKENVRKYQSKIHVSKDHHFPSKGQKMAFIIDDIGHDLSPLNELLKINAPITFSILPHSPYAIDAAEKLHRAGKEILLHLPMEPYGYPDKDPGIGALFLWMNEEEIKSQIKKNIKAVPYISGVNNHMGSRFMENEDKLSIVLNQLNEEGLFFVDSLTTKHSKGKKLAKGMGLRFVSRDIFIDNNQDFTIILQNFINPLKKRNRWKTLLIICHPYPCTISALKDAVPKIKAEGINIVPVSDLTSN
- a CDS encoding S41 family peptidase, with amino-acid sequence MKKHFRKRLPFSIFLASFLVLFFLLGYFGNNQVSAIDKDTYKNLKVFNQVLDMVEKNYVEEVEQKTLIQEAIKGMVKTLDPHSTFMSADMYKELQVETKGSFGGLGIVITILKDVLTVVSPIEDTPAFLAGVKAGDQIIKINDKSTKGITIMEAVKKLRGPKNTKVTITVMREGMKQPKDFTITRAIIQIKSVKYKTYGDIGYIRILAFQGKTADDLKNALEEINKKIVPLKGLVLDMRNNPGGLLDQAVKISDIFIKSGVIVSTKGRIKSVDETYMAKNDGNEPVVPMVALVNEGTASAAEIVSGALQDNGKAIILGTQTFGKGSVQTIIPLENGAALKLTTAKYYTPKGKSIQAEGIIPDIVVKYINPSDEKESIGTSMEMREKDLKGHIQGTNETSKEVKEISIKKVSDDLKKDNQLKSAIDLLKSWEIFQDRDKG
- a CDS encoding RDD family protein, with amino-acid sequence MIESSYGGFWQRGVAFLIDKTILFFISLILFFTGILAMSLGFESGGGVLSIETLTKLTSNFVISYYIITALLNVIYFTYFHGTTGQTVGKKIFGLKVVQKTGEPITMGIAFLRWVGYLISALILYLGFIWIAFDRRKQGWHDKIAGTCVIKINPVKNALTNAGRLDRSQMIQK
- a CDS encoding 16S rRNA (uracil(1498)-N(3))-methyltransferase, coding for MTTPRIYLPQKMEEGSTVELRYENLHYIKNVLRLKRGNPLILFDGMGFEYESTIRDITVKSATVEIIRKNPFQVDNSIKITLAQALPKGNKMDFIIQKASELGVTRIIPFKSSRSIPKLAGNKIHLKMPRWQKIAVEASRKCGRENIPEITDIITYEKALQWPKEGILKIIFWEGETNTGIKEILHSKKYEGVTDFFIVVGPEGGFSNEEIEMASKVGFLPASLGRLVLKVETAVLVILSILQYEKGAFGNQNIKTENLTTK
- the prmA gene encoding 50S ribosomal protein L11 methyltransferase: MPEKSKRDEWIKITLSAPPELVDPLSNFIIEIGTQGVFQEESAPDILNDFSKSTEREDLMAYFPSDTTTENRIASLKAYIDSLSEIFPELDKPVLSIETITDPNWEEQWKKYFKPLRISKNIVVKPTWERYTPTGRDIVIEIDPGMAFGTGQHPSTRMCVKAIEDILLKDRSFEKWRVLDVGTGTGILGISCAKLGAQKVVCLDIDPKAVEIAHKNTAINRVEDRINIFNEDVLMYDDIFNLIVANLTAKTLIKLRDHLISMTETGGYLVLSGIIDQDRKVVEECFLTDDVHLHSVITEKEWVCYLLKKTGKRN
- a CDS encoding bifunctional precorrin-2 dehydrogenase/sirohydrochlorin ferrochelatase; amino-acid sequence: MKYYPICLNIFKRKCVVVGGGDVAERKVTRLLEAGADVEVVGKILTQELEMMKSEGKIRHVAADYREDFINGAFLVIGATDRDDVNERIYLDAKKKGIIVNIVDSPDRCDFTLPSIVQQGDLQIAISTGGKSPALAKKLRKEMQGSYGSEYRTLLDIMGQVREKVIIRGHPYEENKRLFEALLNSNILQYIREKNWSEVKEIIGDIVGEDIDLE
- a CDS encoding AIR synthase-related protein; this encodes MASRIEIGFKKGIRDALGEKIKKRIIEHLHLIIDEVKTVEVYTIDGDLGEGELQQIARGPLSDPVIQDYAVNRGLADRFDWMIEVGFRPGVTDNVGKTARESIELLIGEKIKGVYTSRQYIINGNIIRRDTERIASDLLANELIERFEIVDGNEWNQEKGLSPYVPKVVWEESLRTEEIDLNVSDRKLLEISSEMILALNLGEMKIIQDYLADERVLKEREKVGLGKRITDAEIECLAQTWSEHCKHKIFNSLITYEDEHGTITVIDSLFDSHIKASTREIRDEMGEDDFCLSVFVDNAGIIKFNDEYNLVFKVETHNSPSALDPYGGALTGIVGVNRDPFGTGKGAKLIFNTDVFCFASPFYTESLPKRILHPRRIYEGVREGVEHGGNKSGIPTVNGCIVFDDRYLGKPLVYCGTGGIMPSKIAGNPTHTKEILPGDLVVMTGGRIGKDGIHGATFSSEELHEGSPVTAVQIGDPITQKKMTDFLLIARDKNLYRCITDNGAGGLSSSVGETATLSGGCEIDLKKAPLKYAGLQPWEILISESQERMTLAVDPKKIDEFLKLAGKMDVEATVVGTYTNSGKFHVLYGDDTVAYLDMDFLHEGLPQMRLNAKWTPPQHEEPDFPEPEDMGSSLKEMLSRLNICSKESVVRQYDHEVQGGSVVKPLVGVANDGPSDAAVIRPILDSFEGVVVANGICPRYSDIDTYHMAACAIDEAVRNTIAVGGSLGSIAGLDNFCWCDPVQSEKTPDGEYKLAQLVRANMALYDYTKAYGVPCISGKDSMKNDYQIGNTKISIPPTLLFSTIGKIEDVRMAVTMDAKQPGHLVYVLGETYNELGGSEWFAMHGYTGNNVPQVNAQKAKILYEALSVAIKKGLVASCHDCSDGGLGVALAETAFAGGLGMFVKLDLVLSEGIDRNDHILFSESQSRFVVTISPSAKSEFEKLMMDSTISNVGEVLSDGIFKVGGIEGNIIIEEDINKLKETWQRPLDF
- a CDS encoding phosphoribosylformylglycinamidine synthase subunit PurQ, producing the protein MTQNVKSIVITGNGTNCEMETAHACRLAGSDEVDIVHISELLHGEKRLDDYHFLNLAGGFLDGDDLGSAKAGATRILNAKIRGESEKLYDQFVKFINDGKLILGVCNGFQLMVKLGLLPGLKGDYLHQTTTLTFNDSGRFEDRWVYLKINSDSPCVFTTGLKWIYLPVRHGEGKFVTENDDILDRLHKNDLIVAQYSNEEYEDVAMNYPWNPNGSVDGIAGICNETGRLFGLMPHPEAYLHYTNHPRWTREKLPEEGRGLLIFKNAIDFIRKSDL